From one Sparus aurata chromosome 16, fSpaAur1.1, whole genome shotgun sequence genomic stretch:
- the LOC115597270 gene encoding galectin-3-like, with the protein MDLSDALGSGWPAGGNNQSGGAGGWPGQPSNPTWPGGQPANPTWPGGQPANPTWPGGQPGGQPSNPTWPGGQPGGQPSNPTWPGGQPGGQPGGQPGGQPTWPAQPSQPSHPSHPGHPGQPSAPGWPSPSTGPQTAPQQSLTIPFNQSLPNGVYDKLLITIGGTIKPNAKKITMDICKGGDIAFHFNPRFDEDRKKVIVCNSCIGNKWGREERSSNFPFVPGQQFEMKILCTNSGFKVAVNNSHLLEFQHRIRDLRSINSIAMYCDLSLSRVTMETLP; encoded by the exons ATGGAC tTGTCAGACGCTCTTGGAAGCGGTTGGCCCGCTGGTGGCAACAACCAATCAGGAGGGGCCGGTGGCTGGCCAg GTCAGCCTTCCAACCCCACCTGGCCTGGAGGTCAACCTGCTAACCCCACCTGGCCTGGAGGTCAACCTGCTAACCCCACCTGGCCTGGAGGTCAGCCTGGAGGTCAGCCTTCTAACCCCACCTGGCCTGGAGGTCAGCCTGGAGGTCAGCCTTCTAACCCCACCTGGCCTGGAGGTCAGCCTGGAGGTCAACCCGGAGGTCAGCCCGGAGGTCAACCCACATGGCCCGCCCAACCCAGCCAACCCAGCCATCCCAGCCATCCCGGCCATCCAGGTCAGCCCAGTGCACCAGGATGGCCCAGTCCTTCTACAGGACCTCAAACTGCCCCCCAACAAAGTCTG ACGATTCCGTTCAATCAATCTCTGCCTAATGGAGTTTATGACAAACTACTCATCACCATCGGTGGAACCATCAAACCTAACGCTAAGAA GATCACAATGGATATTTGCAAAGGCGGTGACATCGCCTTCCACTTCAACCCTCGCTTCGACGAAGACCGCAAGAAGGTGATCGTCTGCAACAGCTGCATCGGCAACAagtgggggagagaggagaggtcaAGTAACTTCCCCTTTGTGCCAGGACAGCAGTTTGAG ATGAAGATCCTCTGCACCAACAGCGGATTTAAGGTGGCCGTCAACAACTCTCACCTGCTGGAGTTCCAACACCGGATCAGGGACCTGAGATCCATCAACAGCATCGCAATGTACTGCGACTTGTCCCTGTCCAGGGTCACCATGGAGACTCTGCCCTGA
- the atg14 gene encoding beclin 1-associated autophagy-related key regulator, whose translation MASSAGLPPLGPDRAPSSSGLHIGGRPPLRPCHPHPAHATPGCVMVESVDDAEGLYVAVERCPLCSTSRRRLTCARCVQAGDFVYFDGRNTERYIEKLERLKKLQEEKEQLQHRVIRSMDRKLQADEMKWKIMSCKMKIEQLKEAVAGGNEEMKSDKELLLRSQEESQRLQRRAGRHQEKRDKIERHNRRLGELLERRSRELTSRLSQLAALRREHILELTTHMFPTQEEKQGSRDPADVVAECDPALTSSTVSELAEARRTTYLSGRWIWDDQNGETSISITGPPVTLPSNGDCSAYYSWVEEKSTNQGPELDHINPAHTISAALCYATQLVTILSHILDVNLPKKLCNSEFCGENLSRYRFTRALSKLNTNILHLCFSQHVDSEKLHPHHTLRNIMFLVSPDNDNLGRTGPFEVSADLEESMEFVEPEAAGPAEESGDEAVTDEETDLGTDWETVPSPRFCDIPSQSMDLSQSALQVSQPSANTGGMISSAAASVTSWFRAYTGQR comes from the exons ATGGCGTCCTCCGCGGGACTCCCACCACTCGGCCCGGACCGGGCTCCTTCATCCTCCGGTCTTCACATAGGGGGGAGGCCGCCTCTCCGCCCCTGTCACCCCCATCCGGCTCACGCCACCCCGGGCTGTGTGATGGTGGAGTCGGTGGACGACGCGGAGGGTCTGTACGTGGCGGTGGAGCGGTGCCCCCTGTGCAGCACCTCCCGCCGCAGGCTGACCTGTGCCCGGTGCGTCCAGGCCGGAGACTTCGTGTACTTTGACGGGAGGAACACCGAAAG ATATATTGAAAAGTTGGAGCGActgaagaagctgcaggaggagaaggagcagctgcagcacag GGTGATCCGGTCCATGGACAGGAAGCTGCAGGCGGATGAGATG AAATGGAAGATCATGTCCTGTAAGATGAAGATCGAGCAGCTGAAGGAGGCGGTCGCCGGGGGCAACGAGGAGATGAAGAGCG ataAGGAGCTGCTCCTGCGTTCTCAGGAGGAGAGTCAGCGGTTGCAGCGCCGGGCCGGACGCCACCAGGAGAAACGGGACAAGATCGAGCGTCACAACCGTCGTCTGGGGGAGCTGCTGGAGAGACGCAGCCGTGAGCTGACGAGCCGGCTGAGTCAGCTGGCCGCTCTGAGACGAGAACACATCCTGGAGCTCACCACGCACATGTTCCCCAcgcaggaggagaagcagggCAGCAG AGACCCCGCCGACGTGGTGGCGGAGTGCGACCCGGCGTTGACGTCGAGCACGGTGAGCGAGCTGGCCGAAGCTCGGAGGACCACCTACCTGTCGGGGCGCTGGATCTGGGACGACCAGAACGGAGAGACCAGCATCAGTATCACGGGCCCCCCCGTCACCCTGCCCAGCAACGGAGACTGCTCCGCCTACTACAGCTGGGTGGAGGAGAAGAGCACCAATCAGGGCCCAG aGCTGGACCACATCAACCCGGCTCACACCATCAGCGCCGCCCTCTGTTATGCCACGCAGCTCGTCACCATCCTGTCTCACATCCTGGACGTCAACCTGCCCAAGAAGCTCTGcaacag TGAGTTCTGTGGAGAGAATCTGAGCCGGTACCGCTTCACCAGAGCTCTGAGCAAACTCAACACCAACATCCTCCACCTGTGCTTCTcccag catGTGGACAGTGAGAAGCTCCACCCCCATCACACTCTGAGGAACATCATGTTCCTGGTTTCCCCCGACAATGACAACCTGGGCAG gACCGGTCCCTTCGAGGTGAGCGCTGACCTGGAGGAGTCGATGGAGTTCGTGGAGCCGGAGGCGGCGGGGCCGGCAGAGGAGAGTGGAGACGAGGCGGTGACGGACGAGGAGACGGATCTGGGGACGGACTGGGAGACGGTGCCCAGTCCACGGTTCTGTGACATCCCATCACAG tccaTGGATCTTTCCCAGAGTGCATTGCAGGTGTCCCAGCCGTCTGCTAACACTGGAGGGATGATCTCATCTGCTGCTGCCTCCGTCACTTCCTGGTTCAGAGCGTACACCGGGCAGCGCTGA
- the tbpl2 gene encoding TATA box-binding protein-like 2 isoform X1, with protein MLFRKQCVCVCVCVCVCVCVCVCVEFRIGCRCAALPGNRSWIRWLFLMDESALERYFDDSIANDSCLSLEEELGVQSPAPVPEDSSFLSGKAGPSREPGEELDLSFLPDELSTQEEPGRHDDTETQPAALDTSQDSGIHPDYNSRDSTAAAAAAADPQQGAPMLGIGASPFCPMTPMTPMTPMTPVTERSGIIPQLHTGTSSVVLVPCCVCRNIVSTVNLGCPLDLKFIALQARNAEYNPKRFAAVIMRIREPRTTALIFSSGKMVCTGAKSEEQSRLAARKYARVVQKLGFPARFLDFKIQNMVASCDVCFPIRLEGLVLTHQQFSSYEPELFPGLIYRMVKPRIVLLIFVSGKVVLTGAKERAEIYEAFENIYPILRGFRKQ; from the exons ATGCTGTTcagaaaacagtgtgtgtgtgtgtgtgtgtgtgtgtgtgtgtgtgtgtgtgtgtgtgtgtgtgttgagttcAGGATTGGATGCAGGTGTGCAGCTCTGCCTGGAAACAGGTCCTGGATCAGGTGGCTGTTCCTCATGGACGAGTCGGCGTTGGAGCGTTACTTTGATGACTCCATTGCAAAT GACTCCTGCCTCAGTTTGGAGGAGGAGCTTGGTGTCCAGAGCCCCGCCCCCGTCCCAGAGGACTCCTCCTTTCTGTCGGGGAAGGCGGGGCCTAGCAGAGAGCCTGGCGAGGAGCTTGACCTCAGCTTCCTACCTGATGAGCTCAGCACGCAGGAAGAGCCGGGTCGTCATGATGACACAG AGACTCAGCCTGCAGCTCTGGACACATCTCAGGACAGCGGCATCCATCCGGACTACAACTCCCGGGattccacagcagcagcagcagcagcagctgacccCCAGCAGGGGGCGCCCATGCTGGGGATAGGGGCCTCCCCCTTCTGCCCAATGACCCCTATGACCCCCATGACCCCCATGACCCCTGTGACTGAGAGGTCAGGGATCATCCCACAGTTACA TACTGGTACTTCCTCTGTAGTACTGGTACCTTGTTGTGTGTGCAGGAACATCGTCTCCACAGTGAACCTCGGCTGTCCGCTGGATCTGAAGTTCATCGCCCTGCAGGCCAGAAACGCAGAGTACAACCCGAAG CGTTTTGCTGCAGTCATCATGAGGATCAGAGAGCCGAGAACCACGGCGCTGATCTTCAGTTCTGGGAAGATGGTCTGTACGGGAGCCAAGAG TGAGGAGCAGTCACGTCTGGCGGCCAGGAAGTACGCCCGGGTGGTGCAGAAGCTGGGCTTTCCCGCCCGCTTCCTGGACTTTAAGATCCAGAACATGGTGGCCAGCTGCGACGTGTGTTTCCCCATCAGACTGGAGGGACTGGTCCTCACACACCAGCAGTtcagcag TTATGAACCGGAGCTGTTTCCAGGACTCATCTACCGCATGGTGAAGCCGCGCATCGTCCTGCTCATCTTCGTGTCGGGGAAAGTCGTTCTGACTG GAGCGAAAGAACGAGCTGAGATCTACGAGGCCTTCGAGAACATTTATCCCATCCTGAGAGGCTTCAGGAAACAGTGA
- the tbpl2 gene encoding TATA box-binding protein-like 2 isoform X2: MLFRKQCVCVCVCVCVCVCVCVCVEFRIGCRCAALPGNRSWIRWLFLMDESALERYFDDSIANDSCLSLEEELGVQSPAPVPEDSSFLSGKAGPSREPGEELDLSFLPDELSTQEEPGRHDDTETQPAALDTSQDSGIHPDYNSRDSTAAAAAAADPQQGAPMLGIGASPFCPMTPMTPMTPMTPVTERSGIIPQLQNIVSTVNLGCPLDLKFIALQARNAEYNPKRFAAVIMRIREPRTTALIFSSGKMVCTGAKSEEQSRLAARKYARVVQKLGFPARFLDFKIQNMVASCDVCFPIRLEGLVLTHQQFSSYEPELFPGLIYRMVKPRIVLLIFVSGKVVLTGAKERAEIYEAFENIYPILRGFRKQ; this comes from the exons ATGCTGTTcagaaaacagtgtgtgtgtgtgtgtgtgtgtgtgtgtgtgtgtgtgtgtgtgtgtgtgtgtgttgagttcAGGATTGGATGCAGGTGTGCAGCTCTGCCTGGAAACAGGTCCTGGATCAGGTGGCTGTTCCTCATGGACGAGTCGGCGTTGGAGCGTTACTTTGATGACTCCATTGCAAAT GACTCCTGCCTCAGTTTGGAGGAGGAGCTTGGTGTCCAGAGCCCCGCCCCCGTCCCAGAGGACTCCTCCTTTCTGTCGGGGAAGGCGGGGCCTAGCAGAGAGCCTGGCGAGGAGCTTGACCTCAGCTTCCTACCTGATGAGCTCAGCACGCAGGAAGAGCCGGGTCGTCATGATGACACAG AGACTCAGCCTGCAGCTCTGGACACATCTCAGGACAGCGGCATCCATCCGGACTACAACTCCCGGGattccacagcagcagcagcagcagcagctgacccCCAGCAGGGGGCGCCCATGCTGGGGATAGGGGCCTCCCCCTTCTGCCCAATGACCCCTATGACCCCCATGACCCCCATGACCCCTGTGACTGAGAGGTCAGGGATCATCCCACAGTTACA GAACATCGTCTCCACAGTGAACCTCGGCTGTCCGCTGGATCTGAAGTTCATCGCCCTGCAGGCCAGAAACGCAGAGTACAACCCGAAG CGTTTTGCTGCAGTCATCATGAGGATCAGAGAGCCGAGAACCACGGCGCTGATCTTCAGTTCTGGGAAGATGGTCTGTACGGGAGCCAAGAG TGAGGAGCAGTCACGTCTGGCGGCCAGGAAGTACGCCCGGGTGGTGCAGAAGCTGGGCTTTCCCGCCCGCTTCCTGGACTTTAAGATCCAGAACATGGTGGCCAGCTGCGACGTGTGTTTCCCCATCAGACTGGAGGGACTGGTCCTCACACACCAGCAGTtcagcag TTATGAACCGGAGCTGTTTCCAGGACTCATCTACCGCATGGTGAAGCCGCGCATCGTCCTGCTCATCTTCGTGTCGGGGAAAGTCGTTCTGACTG GAGCGAAAGAACGAGCTGAGATCTACGAGGCCTTCGAGAACATTTATCCCATCCTGAGAGGCTTCAGGAAACAGTGA